In the Cucurbita pepo subsp. pepo cultivar mu-cu-16 unplaced genomic scaffold, ASM280686v2 Cp4.1_scaffold000468, whole genome shotgun sequence genome, TATGTCCACTTAAAAGGCCCATTAAAGGCCCAACTCAGCAATAGGTTAGTGAGCCGAGCATATTATGTCCAATTGAAGGCCCATTAAAGGCCCAACCCAGCAATAGGTAAGTGGGCCAAGCGTACTATGTCCACTTGAAGGCCCATTAAAGGCCCAACTCAGCAATAGGTAAGTGAGCCAAGCATATTATGTCCAATTGAAAGGCCCATTAAAGGCCCAACCCAGCAATAGGCGGGAACTCGCAATTCCTTTTTAATTGGCGGGAAAATTATGGTTCCACGTAACAAATCGTTCTGACCCGCACATCTTCGTTGATTTCAATCCAAGGGCTATAAAACATTCATGTTGTTAAGTATCGTTACATTTGGCCAGTGGGTCGAGAATTAGAAGTCGGTTCACTTCTCTTTCAGAGTCTTTTTTCGAAACCCACCCCCGGCGTCCGAGAAAAAGTTATGGCGAAACCCTCGAAACGACAGGTGTCTTCTGATGAAGCCATGTCCAATGGCTCGAGCTCGTCGGAGGAAGAGGAGCAAACTAACGAGCAGATCAATGAGGAGGAGGACGAGGAGGAGCTCGAAGCGGTAGCTCGCTCGGCAGGCTCTGACGAGGATGAAGCTGCCGAGGATTCAGATAACGATGCATCACCTGTCGAAAATGGCGAGGAAGAGGTAAATTTCGACTTGTGTTACTCAATATGCGGTCTTcgtttttgttaattttactCGGATCTCGGTAGGGTTtatgattttcaattttcctgTACCTTCTCTGGATTACTTCTTACTTAGGTTGGATTAACTAGGTTTTGGCCCAAATTTCCATTAATTTGCACATTTAGAAACTTGAGAGGACTGGAGAGTTGAGCATATGGTGGCATGCCTTAAGTTCGGCCTCGTGCTTGTATTTCCGGAACTGTATATTTTTCCAACGCTATACGTTTTTGTCACTTTTTCCCGCAGGACGGAAGTAACGACGGCGATGATGATAAAGTCGATATTAGCAGGCGTGAAAAGGCCAGACTAAAAGAAATGCAACAAATGAAGAAGCAGAAGATTCAGGATATGTTGGATGCACAAAATGCTGCAATTGATGCTGATATGGTTTGTTAAATCAATAGTTAcacaataattttgatgttgtTCCTGGTTTTACGAGATAAGAAACAGCTACTTAATGTTATGGAATGGCAGAATAATAAGGGGAAGGGACGCTTGAAATATCTTCTGCAACAAACTGAGATATTTGCTCATTTTGCTAAAGGCGAGCATTCTTCTTctcaaaagaaaacgaaaggAAGGTATGAATTGTCATTTAAAGAGCctcttaaatatttgtttgctTCCTGGTAACTTGGATGGATAGCTCAATGATGGTTTTCTCTGGGGTTGTTAAAAGGAAGGTTGCATCTTTTTTGCAGACTATTGCTGATATAAGCTCCTTCGCTGGccattatttattctttaactgTTCTGTTATCTAAGGGAACTTTAATTTCCCGTGAAccattattgttattttgtgTCTTTATaggttttatattttttccttctcgtAAATCTTGAGGGTCTAGGGACATTAatgttgtttttgaaaatctGTGCTATTTGGGTATGTGGGAGATCACATTTCctgtttgtttctctttcaCACAAGCACGTTTTTCTCTTTCAGTTAGATTATTAATTGCTTGAAAATGATTAAACACGCAATTATTTAATATCTGCACGCTATCCTTGTCAATCAATGggtgttgttttgttttattgataaataatGCTATACTTATTGTGAGAATGTTTAATTATGGTTCTTGTTTTGCCAATATTTAAGGGGTCGTCATGCATCAAAGATAactgaagaggaagaagatgaagaataccttaaagaggaagaagatggttTATCTGGGACTGGGAACACTCGTCTCCTTACACAACCATCTTGTtagttttccatttttttgctttgttttcaATATATTCCTTATGTTTTACATTTGCATCAAAGTTTgggacatttttttttaattattgaggCTAATATTTTATTGCAGGTATCCAAGGGAAAATGAGGGATTATCAACTAGCTGGGTTAAATTGGCTCATTCGACTGTATGAGAATGGCATCAATGGAATCCTTGCAGATGAGATGGTAATAAACAGATTCTTAgattcaacatttttcttgtctttgtttgagaatgaatatataagtatatttatttcCTGTTGATATTTAAGATCTGTTACTAGTTACAGGTGGTATAGTTCCAATGTCTCgacaaaatatttcaattcagACAGTTGATACCTTAGTCAGTGTGCTAATAAATGGTGTTTTTCTATTAGGGGCTTGGCAAGACACTACAAACCATCTCTCTGTTGGGCTATCTTCACGAGTACAGAGGCATAACAGGCCCCCATATGGTAGTTGCACCAAAATCTACCCTGGGAAACTGGATGAATGAAATTCGTCGTTTTTGCCCTATCTTGCGAGCTGTAAAGTTTCTTGGAAATCCTGATGAAAgggtatttttcttcattcatttgaaTATGTGAATTTTAGTGATGTTAGATTGTTATTTGTACTGGAGACTGATTAATGTGTCAATCATGCACTTTATGCAGAGGAATATACGGGAAAATTTACTGGTAGCTGGGAAGTTTGATGTCTGTGTTACCAGTTTCGAAATGGCCATCAAGGAGAAGTCTTGCTTGCGTCGTTTTAGTTGGCGCTACATTATTATTGATGAAGCTCATCGAATTAAGAATGAGAATTCCCTCCTTTCAAAGACAATGAGGCTTTATAATACCAACTATCGTCTTCTAATCACTGGCACGCCACTTCAGGTATCTAAAATTAGTTTGACCATTGTTGAAGTATACCACCTATTTTGCAATATAAAAATctgtaaaattttatattctgaGGTCAGGTGCTGGTTGTGTACATTGCCTTGTTTGATATCCAAACCCTTTCGTTTAGGTTTTTCTATAACAATTTCTGCCTGGATATGTTATTTGGAAGGAAAGTGACATGGTTGCGATTTGTTTTcctagtttttattatttaaacatttaaatctttccttttctttctttcttttcgggTTGTAATTATTTACTGTAACAAAATGGCTTTTTATTGTCTCTTTCAGAACAATCTTCATGAACTGTGGTCTCTcctcaattttcttttgcctGAAATATTTAGTTCAGCTGAGACTTTCGATGAATGGTTTCAAATTTCTGGGGAAAATGATCAGCAGGAGGTTGTTCAACAACTTCACAAGGTATACCTCAATCCATTCTGTGCATGCATCCATAGTTCAATATTTCAATGTGTTTTATCTCACGTTCTTTTTTCCCTGCTATTTGCACCCTATAGGTCCTTCGACCTTTTCTTCTTCGGAGGCTGAAATCGGATGTTGAAAAAGGTTTACcaccaaaaaaggaaacaatacTTAAAGTAGGCATGTCACAGATGCAAAAGCAATACTATCGTGCTTTGCTCCAGAAGGATCTTGAAGTTGTTAATGCTGGTGGTGAGCGTAAACGGCTTCTTAATATAGCTATGCAGCTCCGGAAATGCTGTAATCACCCATATTTATTTCAAGGTGCTGAACCTGGGCCTCCTTACACCACTGGAGATCATCTTATTACAAGTGCTGGTAAGCTTTGTGTACAAGGTTGCATGATGACGATTTTGCTTTAGTCATTCATTAATACtgagaaaatttcattcatagGTAAAATGGTTCTTTTGGACAAGTTGCTTCCAAAGCTGAAAGAGCGTGATTCTAGAGTCCTAATATTTTCGCAGGTGAATATTTTTGTTGGAATTTGATCATCACCAATGAATACATTTTCCATCAACTGAATCACCATATTATTGTGGATTTactgtttattttgtttggcttgttattattattattatttaatattttgactaAGCTTGGTATTTGCGTGAATTTCAGATGACAAGACTGTTGGACATTCTTGAAGATTATTTAATGTTTCGTGGATACTACTACTGTCGGATTGATGGTAACACTGGTGGTGAAGATCGTGATGCATCCATTGATGCTTTCAACAAGCCAGGAAGTgaaaaatttgttttcttactTTCAACCAGAGCTGGAGGTCTTGGTATTAATCTTGCTACTGCAGATGTAGTCATTCTTTACGACAGTGACTGGTACATCTTCCTCGATCAAAATTACTGCTGCTTTGGCTGTTACTCCCTCAGTATGCTCTGACACTCAACATTTATTTCAGGAATCCTCAAGTTGATCTGCAAGCCCAAGATCGTGCTCATAGAATTGGTCAGAAGAAGGAAGTTCAAGTGTTCCGGTTTTGCACTGAGGTAAACAAAGTTACTTATATCATAGAGAGCTCAAACTTACTGTGGCgataaatgtaatttattctttaatgAACAGTATACCATTGAGGAAAAAGTTATTGAAAGGGCTTACAAGAAACTTGCCCTTGATGCTTTGGTGATTCAACAAGGACGCTTAGCAGAGCAGAaaagtgagttttttttttatttttttattttttaatatacttcAAGCCATACAACGTCGAATGATTAGCATATGTTAATTCTTAGACTATTATCTTTTAGCATGCATAGTTAACACATtgtgtatttctttttcaataatagCTGTCAACAAGGATGAGCTACTTCAAATGGTGAGGTTTGGTGCTGAGATGGTTTTCAGTTCCAAAGATAGCACCATCACAGATGAGGACATTGATAGAATCATTGCAAAAGGAGAAGCAGCAACAGCAGAGCTTGATgcaaagatgaagaaatttaCAGAAGATGCCATTAAATTTAAGATGGATGAAAGTGGGGAGCTTCCTGACATGAACTGTCTAGTTTCTTTCTGTTTGataattttctgttttctttctaatattCAAGGAGTTTTATCTAATGCTTATGTGGTTTTGGCAGCTGCTGAATTGTATGATTTCGACGATGAGAAGGTAAATACAATTATACAAGAATCTTGTATCCACTTGAAGATTTTAATTCCAATGTTTTTCTTATGTTTATTATTCAAAAGCTGTTAATGAAAATGTTCCTACTAATGACCTTGTATCTTAATGaaggatgaaaataaatttgacttCAAGAAAATTGTTAGTGAAAATTGGATTGAACCACCTAAAAGGGAGCGGAAGCGCAAGTAAGgactttcttttcctcttcctaCGTGAACTTTATActgaattttataatcttcACAAAGCCTGACCATTGTTTTCTACCTCCTATAAGTTACTCGGAATCGGAATACTTTAAGCAAACAATGCGGCAGGGTGGTCCAACAAAACCAAAGGAGCCCAGGATTCCTCGCATGCCTCAGTTGTAAGTCTCTTGAATTTGTTGATTTATCTCgtagatttagttttttttcttcttaatattATATACTTACATGTATGTACTTTTTCATGGGTAcatcaaaatttcttttataggCACGATTTCCAGTTTTTCAACACACAAAGGTTGAGTGAACTATATGAAAAAGAAGTGCGGTATCTCATGGTGAGTATAAGATTCTTTAGTATTGCTTTCTGTTTTTACATAATTGCTTGTGTTTATTATTCAGcatttttactttgttttttcaatttatcaTTGAATGGCTCAGCTAACACATCAAAAGAATCAGTTGAAAGATACAATAGATGTTGAGGAGACTGAAGGTATGTTACTAATATTCATGTTTCATGTCCCTATATCCTGTAAGTTTCCTTTTACAGTATGGCTAATCTTAGAAATGATAATTTTAGATGTGGGTGATCCATTGACGGCCGAAGAactggaagaaaaagaaaaactcttaGAGGAAGTAAGTGGATTTGTGTTGTAAGGCTTTGTCTCATGATCACTTTTCTAAACttggtttttggttttagGGATTTTCTTCATGGAGTCGCAGAGATTTCAATACATTTATTAGGGCTTGTGAGAAGTATGGGCGAAACGATATTAAAAGTATTGCTTTGGAGATGGAAGgaaaaacagaagaagaagttgAGAGATATGCAAGTGTCTTTAAAGAGAGATACAAGGAGTTAAATGGTAAGTGGATAAATCTTGTGATAATGAATCTTTGTGAATGTTACAGTATCATGTTTGTTCTTGATGTTTATCTTAATTGGACATCGAACcagaaaacattttttacctCTGAAATTTAGCTTTATATATCTTATCCTGGAATTATAATATGAACCATTTTCTGCACGTTAATTTATGCCATCGATGTCATCTCTCCTATGAAGATAAAAATTGTGGCCGTCATGGTTTCAAAGCTTTGTTAGTTGCTGCTGGTGTTTTAGCACAGTCGAATCGGTTGTTAttctgaaaattgaaaatatcttaaattgtTGGTTGTTCAATGTCATCTCCTATGTCGGTTgcttaaattactttttacgACAGTCGAATTCTTTTTAGCACAGCTAACTTGTTCTGCTTGTTTTTATTATAGCCTATTAgtaatcttttatattttcaaggTTGATGTGTAACCAATAAGTTCGCTGAAGGCTGAGTTGGGTTTTTGCATTGGGTCTATTATTTCTCATAAtaggtttaattttttgtagGTTATATATAATCTTCTACTATTTGAATAGTTTCTAAgcaatttatatgaaaatttcagATTATGATAGAATCATCAAGAACATAGAAAGAGGGGAAGCTAGGATTTCTCGCAAGGATGAAATAATGAAAGCTATCGGCAAGAAACTCGATCGCTACAAAAATCCATGGCTGGAGCTCAAGATCCAGTATGGCCAGAATAAAGGGAAGTTGTACAACGAAGAATGTGATCGTTTCATGGTGGGTATTGAGATCTTCTAAATTCCCCAtctgaaatttatttttatattcgtTTGAATGTTGAAGATCATAGGTGCTATCTTAATGATCAACAGATATGCATGGTTCACAAGCTCGGTTACGGGAACTGGGACGAACTGAAAGCAGCATTTCGTACATCACCCTTGTTTCGCTTTGATTGGTTTATCAAGTCGCGAACAACACAAGAACTTGCAAGGAGGTGCGATACCTTAATCCGGTTAGTCGAGAAGGAAAACCAGGAATATGATGAA is a window encoding:
- the LOC111785376 gene encoding ISWI chromatin-remodeling complex ATPase CHR11, translating into MAKPSKRQVSSDEAMSNGSSSSEEEEQTNEQINEEEDEEELEAVARSAGSDEDEAAEDSDNDASPVENGEEEDGSNDGDDDKVDISRREKARLKEMQQMKKQKIQDMLDAQNAAIDADMNNKGKGRLKYLLQQTEIFAHFAKGEHSSSQKKTKGRGRHASKITEEEEDEEYLKEEEDGLSGTGNTRLLTQPSCIQGKMRDYQLAGLNWLIRLYENGINGILADEMGLGKTLQTISLLGYLHEYRGITGPHMVVAPKSTLGNWMNEIRRFCPILRAVKFLGNPDERRNIRENLLVAGKFDVCVTSFEMAIKEKSCLRRFSWRYIIIDEAHRIKNENSLLSKTMRLYNTNYRLLITGTPLQNNLHELWSLLNFLLPEIFSSAETFDEWFQISGENDQQEVVQQLHKVLRPFLLRRLKSDVEKGLPPKKETILKVGMSQMQKQYYRALLQKDLEVVNAGGERKRLLNIAMQLRKCCNHPYLFQGAEPGPPYTTGDHLITSAGKMVLLDKLLPKLKERDSRVLIFSQMTRLLDILEDYLMFRGYYYCRIDGNTGGEDRDASIDAFNKPGSEKFVFLLSTRAGGLGINLATADVVILYDSDWNPQVDLQAQDRAHRIGQKKEVQVFRFCTEYTIEEKVIERAYKKLALDALVIQQGRLAEQKTVNKDELLQMVRFGAEMVFSSKDSTITDEDIDRIIAKGEAATAELDAKMKKFTEDAIKFKMDETAELYDFDDEKDENKFDFKKIVSENWIEPPKRERKRNYSESEYFKQTMRQGGPTKPKEPRIPRMPQLHDFQFFNTQRLSELYEKEVRYLMLTHQKNQLKDTIDVEETEDVGDPLTAEELEEKEKLLEEGFSSWSRRDFNTFIRACEKYGRNDIKSIALEMEGKTEEEVERYASVFKERYKELNDYDRIIKNIERGEARISRKDEIMKAIGKKLDRYKNPWLELKIQYGQNKGKLYNEECDRFMICMVHKLGYGNWDELKAAFRTSPLFRFDWFIKSRTTQELARRCDTLIRLVEKENQEYDERERQARKEKKLAKSMTPSKRALARQSESPTNLKKRKQLSKDDYVNSGKRRK